One part of the Esox lucius isolate fEsoLuc1 chromosome 10, fEsoLuc1.pri, whole genome shotgun sequence genome encodes these proteins:
- the fbxl2 gene encoding F-box/LRR-repeat protein 2 isoform X2 — protein sequence MNGITKARFEVFSNSDEAPINKKLPKELLLRIFSYLDVITLCRCGQVSKAWNVLALDGSNWQKIDLFNFQTDIEGRVVENISKRCGGFLRQLSLRGCLSVGDASMKTFSQNCRNIEVLNLNGCTKITDSTCLSLSKFCCKLRQLDLTSCVSITNHSLKALSDGCRMLEALNLSWCDQITRDGIEALARGCNNLRALFLRGCTQLEDGALKHLQKHCPELTTINMQSCSITDDGLVSLCRGCHKLQILCISGCSNITDASLTALGLNCPRLKILEAARCSHVTDAGFTVLARNCHEMEKMDLEECILVTDNTLVQLAIHCPCLQALSLSHCELITDDGIRALSSSVCGQERLTVVELDNCPLITDVTLEHLKNCHRLERIELYDCQQVTRAGIKRIRAHLPEIKVHAYFAPVTPPPSVHGGGQRLCRCCIIL from the exons ATGAACGGCATCACCAAGGCCAGGTTCGAG GTGTTCTCCAACAGCGATGAAGCTCCCATTAACAAGAAGCTTCCCAAGGAGTTGCTGCTCAg AATCTTCTCCTATCTGGATGTGATCACATTGTGCAGATGTGGCCAGGTGTCAAAG gCATGGAATGTCCTGGCCTTGGATGGTAGTAACTGGCAGAAGATTGACCTGTTCAACTTCCAAACAGACATAGAG ggtAGAGTTGTGGAGAACATCTCCAAACGATGTGGGGGTTTCCTGAGACAGCTAAGCCTGAGGGGATGTCTCAGTGTGGGAGATGCATCCATGAA GACGTTTTCCCAGAACTGCCGTAACATTGAGGTGTTGAACTTGAACGGCTGCACTAAGATCACAGACAGCACCTGTCTCAGCCTCTCCAAGTTCTGTTGCAAACTCAGACAGCTGGACCTCACCTCCTGTGTCTCCATCACCAACCACTCCCTCAAAGCTCTCAG TGATGGCTGTCGAATGTTGGAGGCGTTGAACCTGTCGTGGTGTGACCAGATCACCAGGGATGGCATTGAGGCTTTGGCCCGGGGCTGTAACAACCTACGAGCCCTTTTCCTACGTGGAtgcacacag TTGGAGGATGGAGCACTGAAACACCTCCAGAAACACTGTCCTGAACTAACCACTATCAACATGCAGTCCTGCTCA ATAACAGATGATGGCTTGGTCAGTCTGTGTCGGGGGTGCCACAAGCTGCAGATTCTTTGTATCTCTGGCTGCAGTAACATTACAGATGCCTCTCTCACAGCTCTCGGTCTCAACTGCCCCCGACTTAA gatcTTGGAGGCTGCTCGATGCTCACATGTTACGGACGCCGGGTTCACTGTACTGGCCAGA AATTGTCATGAGATGGAAAAAATGGATTTAGaagaatgtattttg GTGACTGACAACACCCTAGTCCAGCTTGCTATTCACTGCCCTTGCCTGCAAGCATTG tctctctcccactgCGAGTTGATAACAGACGATGGCATCCGGGCGCTAAgcagtagtgtgtgtggacaggagcGCCTCACGGTGGTGGAGTTGGATAACTGTCCTCTGATCACAGACGTGACTCTGGAGCACCTGAAGAACTGCCACCGTCTGGAGAGGATAGAGCTCTATGACTGTCAGCAGGTCACCAGGGCTGGCATCAAACGCATACGG GCCCATCTCCCGGAGATAAAGGTCCACGCCTACTTCGCCCCGGTGACACCCCCCCCCTCGGTGCACGGGGGGGGGCAGAGGCTGTGCCGCTGCTGCATCATCCTCTGA
- the fbxl2 gene encoding F-box/LRR-repeat protein 2 isoform X1: protein MNGITKARFEVFSNSDEAPINKKLPKELLLRIFSYLDVITLCRCGQVSKAWNVLALDGSNWQKIDLFNFQTDIEGRVVENISKRCGGFLRQLSLRGCLSVGDASMKTFSQNCRNIEVLNLNGCTKITDSTCLSLSKFCCKLRQLDLTSCVSITNHSLKALSDGCRMLEALNLSWCDQITRDGIEALARGCNNLRALFLRGCTQLEDGALKHLQKHCPELTTINMQSCSQITDDGLVSLCRGCHKLQILCISGCSNITDASLTALGLNCPRLKILEAARCSHVTDAGFTVLARNCHEMEKMDLEECILVTDNTLVQLAIHCPCLQALSLSHCELITDDGIRALSSSVCGQERLTVVELDNCPLITDVTLEHLKNCHRLERIELYDCQQVTRAGIKRIRAHLPEIKVHAYFAPVTPPPSVHGGGQRLCRCCIIL from the exons ATGAACGGCATCACCAAGGCCAGGTTCGAG GTGTTCTCCAACAGCGATGAAGCTCCCATTAACAAGAAGCTTCCCAAGGAGTTGCTGCTCAg AATCTTCTCCTATCTGGATGTGATCACATTGTGCAGATGTGGCCAGGTGTCAAAG gCATGGAATGTCCTGGCCTTGGATGGTAGTAACTGGCAGAAGATTGACCTGTTCAACTTCCAAACAGACATAGAG ggtAGAGTTGTGGAGAACATCTCCAAACGATGTGGGGGTTTCCTGAGACAGCTAAGCCTGAGGGGATGTCTCAGTGTGGGAGATGCATCCATGAA GACGTTTTCCCAGAACTGCCGTAACATTGAGGTGTTGAACTTGAACGGCTGCACTAAGATCACAGACAGCACCTGTCTCAGCCTCTCCAAGTTCTGTTGCAAACTCAGACAGCTGGACCTCACCTCCTGTGTCTCCATCACCAACCACTCCCTCAAAGCTCTCAG TGATGGCTGTCGAATGTTGGAGGCGTTGAACCTGTCGTGGTGTGACCAGATCACCAGGGATGGCATTGAGGCTTTGGCCCGGGGCTGTAACAACCTACGAGCCCTTTTCCTACGTGGAtgcacacag TTGGAGGATGGAGCACTGAAACACCTCCAGAAACACTGTCCTGAACTAACCACTATCAACATGCAGTCCTGCTCA CAGATAACAGATGATGGCTTGGTCAGTCTGTGTCGGGGGTGCCACAAGCTGCAGATTCTTTGTATCTCTGGCTGCAGTAACATTACAGATGCCTCTCTCACAGCTCTCGGTCTCAACTGCCCCCGACTTAA gatcTTGGAGGCTGCTCGATGCTCACATGTTACGGACGCCGGGTTCACTGTACTGGCCAGA AATTGTCATGAGATGGAAAAAATGGATTTAGaagaatgtattttg GTGACTGACAACACCCTAGTCCAGCTTGCTATTCACTGCCCTTGCCTGCAAGCATTG tctctctcccactgCGAGTTGATAACAGACGATGGCATCCGGGCGCTAAgcagtagtgtgtgtggacaggagcGCCTCACGGTGGTGGAGTTGGATAACTGTCCTCTGATCACAGACGTGACTCTGGAGCACCTGAAGAACTGCCACCGTCTGGAGAGGATAGAGCTCTATGACTGTCAGCAGGTCACCAGGGCTGGCATCAAACGCATACGG GCCCATCTCCCGGAGATAAAGGTCCACGCCTACTTCGCCCCGGTGACACCCCCCCCCTCGGTGCACGGGGGGGGGCAGAGGCTGTGCCGCTGCTGCATCATCCTCTGA
- the fbxl2 gene encoding F-box/LRR-repeat protein 2 isoform X3 encodes MLTHLSYSSVRLHANLPSLYMPSSPCRIFSYLDVITLCRCGQVSKAWNVLALDGSNWQKIDLFNFQTDIEGRVVENISKRCGGFLRQLSLRGCLSVGDASMKTFSQNCRNIEVLNLNGCTKITDSTCLSLSKFCCKLRQLDLTSCVSITNHSLKALSDGCRMLEALNLSWCDQITRDGIEALARGCNNLRALFLRGCTQLEDGALKHLQKHCPELTTINMQSCSQITDDGLVSLCRGCHKLQILCISGCSNITDASLTALGLNCPRLKILEAARCSHVTDAGFTVLARNCHEMEKMDLEECILVTDNTLVQLAIHCPCLQALSLSHCELITDDGIRALSSSVCGQERLTVVELDNCPLITDVTLEHLKNCHRLERIELYDCQQVTRAGIKRIRAHLPEIKVHAYFAPVTPPPSVHGGGQRLCRCCIIL; translated from the exons ATGCTCACTCATTTGTCATATTCCTCTGTAAGGCTACATGCTAACCTTCCCTCCCTGTACATGCCATCCTCTCCCTGTAGAATCTTCTCCTATCTGGATGTGATCACATTGTGCAGATGTGGCCAGGTGTCAAAG gCATGGAATGTCCTGGCCTTGGATGGTAGTAACTGGCAGAAGATTGACCTGTTCAACTTCCAAACAGACATAGAG ggtAGAGTTGTGGAGAACATCTCCAAACGATGTGGGGGTTTCCTGAGACAGCTAAGCCTGAGGGGATGTCTCAGTGTGGGAGATGCATCCATGAA GACGTTTTCCCAGAACTGCCGTAACATTGAGGTGTTGAACTTGAACGGCTGCACTAAGATCACAGACAGCACCTGTCTCAGCCTCTCCAAGTTCTGTTGCAAACTCAGACAGCTGGACCTCACCTCCTGTGTCTCCATCACCAACCACTCCCTCAAAGCTCTCAG TGATGGCTGTCGAATGTTGGAGGCGTTGAACCTGTCGTGGTGTGACCAGATCACCAGGGATGGCATTGAGGCTTTGGCCCGGGGCTGTAACAACCTACGAGCCCTTTTCCTACGTGGAtgcacacag TTGGAGGATGGAGCACTGAAACACCTCCAGAAACACTGTCCTGAACTAACCACTATCAACATGCAGTCCTGCTCA CAGATAACAGATGATGGCTTGGTCAGTCTGTGTCGGGGGTGCCACAAGCTGCAGATTCTTTGTATCTCTGGCTGCAGTAACATTACAGATGCCTCTCTCACAGCTCTCGGTCTCAACTGCCCCCGACTTAA gatcTTGGAGGCTGCTCGATGCTCACATGTTACGGACGCCGGGTTCACTGTACTGGCCAGA AATTGTCATGAGATGGAAAAAATGGATTTAGaagaatgtattttg GTGACTGACAACACCCTAGTCCAGCTTGCTATTCACTGCCCTTGCCTGCAAGCATTG tctctctcccactgCGAGTTGATAACAGACGATGGCATCCGGGCGCTAAgcagtagtgtgtgtggacaggagcGCCTCACGGTGGTGGAGTTGGATAACTGTCCTCTGATCACAGACGTGACTCTGGAGCACCTGAAGAACTGCCACCGTCTGGAGAGGATAGAGCTCTATGACTGTCAGCAGGTCACCAGGGCTGGCATCAAACGCATACGG GCCCATCTCCCGGAGATAAAGGTCCACGCCTACTTCGCCCCGGTGACACCCCCCCCCTCGGTGCACGGGGGGGGGCAGAGGCTGTGCCGCTGCTGCATCATCCTCTGA